The proteins below come from a single Accipiter gentilis chromosome W, bAccGen1.1, whole genome shotgun sequence genomic window:
- the LOC126035554 gene encoding LOW QUALITY PROTEIN: uncharacterized protein LOC126035554 (The sequence of the model RefSeq protein was modified relative to this genomic sequence to represent the inferred CDS: inserted 1 base in 1 codon; substituted 1 base at 1 genomic stop codon) gives MSDSKIAPLGKEVLFDFLEKHKAQPSVLGIDWAQGNWYDLQSVVDWMVALQKDARVRSGKGKAXCLAAAVEDRDCHVTTESQIIEYLQNLAQSLMGQVAGLKAQLEAEKNQVKHLQIALKEQLLAGTVRKQIPPRSEIGYHFKDLQAAKEKVEKLELPSLRLLVKTQSTYDDEQDQFPEVTTKEVPYTATELAKLFSFFKEFSQTPKESEMEYVWRVSLSEGDDQILLSEKEAEWYWGPGVFLTTGNHHASWSLTQRPAYWAGGFEPLGEGGDPLVITGTVDQLVESVQKAACLQMMYDQKLESRQESLMMMSVDPGRMTPLIQGLPDSLKPIGIQLQGKIQAMPQGESVVAASGGFMPDRHRQPPDKKMWTWREVAQELIDYGRKYGPINPPATKTDSRGLRWAEVKIVPCPGSDKRTPLAKPPGGRDIPNKHNILCAWGYXKGIPRDLMDGMPTDKLEKLVTGWPDKSANRKVDFENTTPSAPSLINLSETNATQKLAGN, from the exons ATGAGTGATAGTAAAATTGCACCTTTGGggaaagaagttttgtttgattttttagaaaaacataaagcGCAACCCTCTGTGCTTGGGATAGACTGGGCTCAGGGAAATTGGTATGATCTGCAGAGCGTTGTTGATTGGATGGTCGCTTTACAGAAAGATGCTAGAGTGCggtcagggaaaggaaaag attgtCTGGCCGCAGCAGTGGAGGATAGGGATTGCCACGTCACTACAGAATCTCAAATTATTGAATACCTCCAAAATCTTGCTCAGTCCCTTATGGGACAAGTGGCGGGATTAAAAGCACAACTTGAAGCAGAAAAGAACCAagtgaaacatttgcaaattGCTCTTAAGGAGCAGCTCCTTGCGGGTACTGTCCGTAAGCAAATTCCTCCAAGATCAGAAATTGGCTACCACTTTAaggacctgcaggcagcaaaagagaAAGTGGAGAAGTTGGAGCTGCCTTCATTGCGACTCTTAGTCAAAACTCAATCTACCTATGATGATGAGCAGGACCAGTTCCCCGAAGTTACAACTAAAGAGGTCCCCTATACTGCCACTGAGTTGGCAaaactttttagtttttttaaggaATTTAGCCAAACCCCTAAGGAGTCAGAAATGGAGTATGTGTGGAGAGTATCGTTGTCGGAGGGGGATGACCAGATTCTGTTAAGTGAAAAGGAGGCGGAAT GGTATTGGGGACCGGGAGTGTTTTTAACTACTGGGAATCACCATGCCTCCTGGTCTTTAACCCAACGGCCAGCCTATTGGGCAGGAGGTTTTGAACCCCTTGGAGAGGGCGGGGATCCCCTCGTGATTACGGGGACTGTTGATCAATTAGTGGAGAGTGTGCAAAAGGCAGCTTGTCTGCAGATGATGTATGATCAAAAATTGGAGTCTAGGCAGGAGTCCCTGATGATGATGTCGGTGGATCCTGGGCGAATGACTCCCCTTATACAGGGACTCCCTGATTCTCTGAAGCCGATTGGTATACAATTGCAAGGAAAGATACAGGCGATGCCCCAGGGCGAGAGTGTTGTGGCTGCTTCAGGAGGATTCATGCCCGATCGGCACCGTCAACCCCCAGATAAGAAAATGTGGACCTGGAGAGAAGTGGCCCAGGAATTAATTGATTACGGGCGCAAGTATGGTCCCATTAACCCTCCAGCCACCAAAACGGACTCCAGGGGCTTGAGGTGGGCTGAAGTAAAAATAGTTCCATGCCCTGGAAGTGATAAGAGAACACCCCTTGCTAAACCACCAGGGGGGAGAGATATCCCAAACAAACATAATATACTGTGTGCGTGGGGATACTAGAAGGGGATCCCGCGTGACTTAATGGACGGGATGCCAACAGACAAATTGGAAAAATTGGTAACAGGGTGGCCTGATAAATCAGCAAATAGAAAAGTGGATTTTGAGAATACTACTCCCAGCGCACCCTCCCTGATTAATTTATCAGAAACAAACGCCACCCAAAAGCTGGCAGGAAACTAG